From the genome of Falco cherrug isolate bFalChe1 chromosome 14, bFalChe1.pri, whole genome shotgun sequence, one region includes:
- the FAAP24 gene encoding Fanconi anemia core complex-associated protein 24 — MTTKANSTVSAGSIAVPYGHVIGNEKWRGSEIAQRLQGKIRLIFEDGLGLVDFHLSNRTCILYISEADLVAGDEFKRRLARFRNASSLSGIVIVEKTQISDQYFSAVQKFVVLELGMVLLPVGNQGEASQLITQLVREQSKDHSSNPFLRKQCSQLAEPSLFRTVQQIPGVGKTKALLLLQQFGSLHRLCNASVKELELVVGQTVAQQIYTFLCS; from the exons ATGACAACAAAAGCAAACTCTACTGTGTCAGCAGGATCTATAGCTGTCCCTTATGGGCATGTAATTGGAAATGAGAAGTGGAGAGGGTCAGAGATAGCCCAAAGGCTACAAG GGAAAATTAGACTCATCTTTGAAGATGGCTTGGGACTTGTGGATTTTCATCTTTCAAACAGAActtgcattttatatatttctgaAGCAGATTTGGTTGCAGGGGATGAATTCAAACGAAGATTGGCTCGGTTTAGGAAT GCCAGCAGTCTCAGTGGAATAGTAATTGTAGAGAAAACCCAAATAAGTGATCAGTACTTCTCAGCAGTACAAAAGTTTGTTGTGCTAGAACTTGGAATGGTATTGCTTCCTGTAGGAAATCAAGGAGAAGCTTCTCAACTTATTACTCAGCTA gtcCGGGAACAAAGTAAGGATCACAGTAGTAACCCCTTTCTCCGGAAGCAATGTTCTCAGCTGGCAGAGCCATCACTCTTTCGGACGGTTCAACAAATTCCAGGAgttgggaaaacaaaagctctGCTTTTACTGCAACAGTTTGGAAGCCTCCACCGTCTATGCAATGCATCTGTCAAAGAGCTTGAGCTGGTAGTTGGACAAACAGTAGCACAACAGATTTATACCTTTTTATGTTCCTGA